One Deinococcus ruber DNA window includes the following coding sequences:
- the rpmJ gene encoding 50S ribosomal protein L36, which yields MKVRSSVKKMCDNCKVVRRHGRVMVICTNVKHKQRQG from the coding sequence ATGAAGGTAAGAAGCAGCGTCAAGAAGATGTGCGACAACTGCAAAGTTGTACGTCGCCACGGACGTGTGATGGTGATCTGCACCAACGTCAAGCATAAGCAGAGGCAGGGTTAA
- the rpsM gene encoding 30S ribosomal protein S13, with protein sequence MARVAGVDLPREKRVEIGLTYIYGIGPTRAREVLTQTGINPDTRVKNLTEAEQSTLRDVIEKTFKVEGDLRSEVGQNIKRLMDIGSYRGLRHRRGLPVRGQRTKTNARTRKGPRKTVAGKKKAARK encoded by the coding sequence ATGGCCCGCGTTGCAGGTGTAGACCTTCCGCGTGAAAAGCGTGTCGAGATCGGTCTGACGTACATCTACGGCATCGGCCCGACCCGCGCCCGTGAAGTGCTGACGCAGACCGGAATCAACCCCGACACCCGCGTCAAGAACCTGACCGAAGCCGAGCAGAGCACCCTGCGCGACGTGATCGAGAAGACCTTCAAGGTCGAGGGCGATCTGCGGAGCGAGGTCGGTCAGAACATCAAGCGCCTGATGGATATCGGCAGCTACCGTGGCCTGCGCCATCGCCGTGGCCTGCCGGTTCGTGGGCAGCGCACCAAGACCAACGCCCGCACCCGTAAGGGACCGCGCAAGACGGTGGCTGGTAAGAAGAAGGCGGCGAGGAAGTAA
- the rpsK gene encoding 30S ribosomal protein S11 has protein sequence MARSTKGKTPRRVRRNISAGRAYIHASYNNTIVTITDVDGNSVAWSSGGTIGYKGSKKGTPYAAQLAAADAVKKAQGFGMNIVDVVVRGSGSGREQAIRAIQASGIDVKSIMDDTPVPHNGCRPKKKNRL, from the coding sequence ATGGCACGTTCAACCAAAGGCAAGACTCCCCGCCGCGTTCGCCGCAATATCTCTGCGGGCCGCGCCTACATCCATGCCAGCTACAACAACACGATTGTGACCATCACCGATGTCGATGGCAACAGCGTGGCCTGGAGCAGCGGCGGCACCATCGGCTACAAGGGCAGCAAGAAGGGCACGCCTTACGCGGCCCAGCTCGCTGCTGCCGACGCCGTGAAAAAGGCGCAGGGCTTCGGCATGAATATCGTGGACGTGGTGGTTCGTGGCAGCGGCTCTGGCCGTGAGCAGGCGATCCGCGCGATTCAGGCGTCGGGCATCGACGTCAAGAGCATCATGGACGACACCCCCGTTCCTCATAACGGCTGCCGCCCCAAGAAGAAGAACCGCCTCTAA
- the rpsD gene encoding 30S ribosomal protein S4, which yields MGRYRGSIVKQSRREGINLAETEKVQKYLDKRPYAPGQHGQRRGRGRPSDYSVRLREKQKLARLYGMNERQFRNLFEEAASIPGVTGTVFLQLLERRLDNVVFRMGFASTRRQARQFVGHAHILVNGKTVDIPSYRVKIGDVISITEKSRSMGFVQENAEASKRRRVSPWLEMNPENFSGSFVRLPAREDLALPINENFIIEYYSR from the coding sequence ATGGGTCGTTACCGTGGATCAATCGTCAAGCAGAGCCGCCGCGAGGGTATTAACCTGGCGGAGACCGAAAAAGTCCAGAAGTACCTGGACAAGCGTCCCTACGCGCCCGGCCAACACGGTCAGCGCCGGGGCCGTGGTCGCCCCAGCGATTACAGCGTGCGTCTGCGCGAAAAGCAGAAATTGGCCCGCCTGTACGGCATGAACGAGCGCCAGTTCCGCAACCTGTTCGAGGAAGCGGCCAGCATTCCCGGCGTCACCGGCACGGTGTTCCTGCAACTGCTGGAGCGCCGCCTCGACAACGTGGTGTTCCGTATGGGCTTTGCCAGCACCCGTCGCCAGGCCCGTCAGTTCGTGGGCCACGCGCACATTCTGGTGAACGGCAAGACCGTGGATATCCCCAGCTACCGCGTCAAGATCGGCGATGTGATCAGCATCACCGAGAAGAGCCGCAGCATGGGCTTCGTGCAGGAGAACGCCGAGGCCAGCAAGCGCCGCCGCGTCAGTCCCTGGCTCGAAATGAATCCCGAAAACTTTAGCGGCAGCTTCGTGCGTCTTCCGGCCCGTGAAGACCTGGCGCTGCCCATCAACGAAAACTTCATCATCGAGTATTACTCGCGCTAA